One Nonomuraea angiospora DNA segment encodes these proteins:
- a CDS encoding MFS transporter has product MSLLRDHDFRRLFLADVASQAGSQLLVLALPLVAVSALRASAFEVGLLAACQTLAFVVIGLPAGALVDRLRKRVVMVVSDWARALALASVPVAWWLDVLTIHQLYAVALALGVFTVFFDVAYQSYLPSLVERERLVEGNSTLEIVRTVAQVGGPSGGGYLIHLLTAPFALAATAAGFAWSALCLGTIRRHEPRQEPSRAGLGREIAEGVRLVLGHRLLRRIAACTATANFFVSVAQPMVLLLLARELGLDAGAIGLLMASGGLGGIVGALVNARVVRWLGQGPAMWLGIAVPAPLTFVLPWMAADWRLGLFVIYEFCVGAGVVIYNVTQLSFRQAITPDPLLGRVNATMRFLVWGTLPLGGLLGGALGGAIGVRHTLLVAAAGACLAFLPLVTSPLRSMRELPVSSHTLR; this is encoded by the coding sequence GTGAGCCTGTTACGCGATCACGACTTCCGCCGGTTGTTCCTCGCCGACGTCGCCAGCCAGGCGGGCAGCCAGCTCCTGGTGCTGGCGCTGCCGCTGGTGGCCGTGTCGGCGCTGCGGGCCTCCGCGTTCGAGGTGGGCCTGCTGGCGGCGTGCCAGACGCTGGCGTTCGTGGTGATCGGGCTCCCCGCCGGCGCCCTCGTCGACCGGCTGCGCAAGCGCGTGGTCATGGTGGTCAGTGATTGGGCGAGGGCGCTGGCGCTTGCGTCCGTGCCGGTCGCGTGGTGGCTGGACGTGCTGACGATCCACCAGCTGTACGCGGTGGCGCTGGCGCTGGGCGTGTTCACCGTCTTCTTCGACGTCGCGTACCAGAGCTACCTGCCCAGCCTGGTCGAGCGCGAGCGGCTCGTGGAGGGCAACTCCACGCTGGAGATCGTGCGTACGGTGGCCCAGGTCGGCGGGCCGAGCGGGGGCGGCTACCTGATCCACCTGCTCACCGCGCCGTTCGCGCTGGCCGCCACGGCGGCCGGGTTCGCCTGGTCGGCGCTGTGCCTGGGCACGATCCGCCGGCACGAGCCCCGCCAGGAGCCCAGCCGGGCCGGCCTGGGCCGGGAGATCGCCGAAGGCGTGCGCCTCGTGCTCGGGCACCGGCTGCTGCGCCGCATCGCCGCCTGCACCGCCACCGCGAACTTCTTCGTCTCCGTGGCGCAGCCCATGGTCCTGCTCCTCCTGGCCAGGGAGCTCGGCCTGGACGCGGGCGCCATCGGCCTGCTCATGGCCTCGGGCGGCCTCGGCGGGATCGTCGGCGCGCTGGTCAACGCCCGGGTCGTCAGGTGGCTCGGACAGGGGCCGGCGATGTGGCTGGGCATAGCCGTGCCCGCGCCGCTGACGTTCGTGCTGCCATGGATGGCGGCCGACTGGCGGCTGGGGCTGTTCGTGATCTACGAGTTCTGCGTCGGGGCGGGGGTGGTGATCTACAACGTCACCCAGCTCAGCTTCCGCCAGGCCATCACGCCCGATCCGCTGCTCGGGCGGGTGAACGCCACCATGCGCTTCCTCGTCTGGGGCACGCTGCCGCTGGGCGGGCTGCTCGGCGGCGCGCTGGGCGGGGCCATCGGGGTGCGGCACACGCTCCTGGTCGCGGCGGCCGGGGCCTGCCTGGCGTTCCTGCCACTGGTCACCTCGCCCCTGCGCTCGATGCGCGAGCTGCCCGTCAGCAGTCACACACTCCGGTAG
- the paaN gene encoding phenylacetic acid degradation protein PaaN, producing the protein MFEQHRETLEKALSAIAERGYWSAYPESPSPRVYGEGAAERGKEAFESYLGKPFPLDQPGTGSWIGAERSPYGIDLGVTYPQPLVDDLIAAAEAALPAWRDAGPEARALACVEIVDRINRRSFELANAVQHTTGQAFVMAFQAGGPHAQDRALEAVAYGYAAMTSSAASARWEKPAKGEPLVMDKRFTVVPRGVALVIGCNTFPTWNAYPGLFASLVTGNPVIVKPHPRAVLPLAITVLIAREVLAEAGFDPGLVSLAVEEGQGLARTLATHPAVRVVDFTGSTEFGDWLERNARQALVHTEKAGVNTIVVDSTDSWRGMLGNLAFSLSLYSGQMCTAPQNLLVPAGGIETDEGHKSFEEVCAGLAGAVGRLLGDDARAVELTGAIVNPDVLARVEAAPSLGEVVLESRAVKHPAFPDAVVRTPVIVKVSPDDSEVYGREHFGPIAFVIPMGSAQESLEVLRRTPQARGALTAAVYSTSAEVLDQAERAALDAGVNLSCNLTGGVFVNQSAAFSDYHGTGANPAATASLTDPGYVAGRFHIVQTRRPA; encoded by the coding sequence ATGTTCGAGCAGCACCGCGAGACTCTCGAGAAGGCGCTGTCGGCCATCGCCGAACGGGGATACTGGAGCGCCTATCCCGAGTCGCCGAGCCCGCGCGTCTACGGCGAGGGGGCGGCCGAGCGGGGCAAGGAGGCGTTCGAGTCCTACCTCGGCAAGCCGTTCCCCCTCGACCAGCCAGGCACCGGGTCCTGGATCGGCGCCGAGCGCTCCCCGTACGGCATCGATCTCGGCGTCACCTATCCGCAGCCGCTCGTGGACGACCTGATCGCCGCGGCCGAGGCGGCGCTGCCCGCCTGGCGCGACGCTGGGCCCGAGGCCCGCGCGCTGGCCTGCGTCGAGATCGTCGACCGGATCAACCGGCGCAGCTTCGAGCTGGCCAACGCGGTGCAGCACACGACCGGGCAGGCGTTCGTGATGGCCTTCCAGGCGGGCGGGCCGCACGCGCAGGACCGCGCGCTCGAGGCCGTCGCGTACGGCTACGCGGCCATGACCTCCTCGGCCGCGAGCGCCCGCTGGGAGAAGCCGGCCAAGGGCGAGCCGCTGGTCATGGACAAGCGCTTCACGGTCGTGCCCCGGGGCGTCGCGCTGGTGATCGGCTGCAACACGTTCCCGACCTGGAACGCCTACCCGGGGCTGTTCGCCTCGCTCGTCACCGGCAACCCGGTGATCGTCAAGCCCCATCCGCGGGCCGTGCTGCCGCTCGCCATCACCGTGCTGATCGCCCGCGAGGTGCTGGCCGAGGCGGGCTTCGACCCCGGGCTGGTCTCGCTCGCGGTGGAGGAGGGGCAGGGGCTGGCCAGGACCCTCGCCACCCACCCCGCCGTCCGCGTCGTCGACTTCACCGGCTCCACGGAGTTCGGCGACTGGCTGGAGCGCAACGCCCGGCAGGCGCTCGTGCACACCGAGAAGGCGGGGGTCAACACCATCGTCGTCGACTCGACCGACTCCTGGCGCGGCATGCTGGGCAACCTGGCGTTCTCGCTGTCGCTCTACAGCGGCCAGATGTGCACGGCGCCGCAGAACCTCCTCGTGCCGGCCGGCGGGATCGAGACCGACGAGGGGCACAAGAGCTTCGAGGAGGTCTGCGCCGGGCTGGCCGGCGCCGTCGGCAGGCTGCTCGGGGACGACGCCCGCGCGGTGGAGCTGACCGGGGCCATCGTCAACCCCGACGTGCTGGCCCGGGTGGAGGCGGCGCCATCGCTGGGCGAGGTGGTGCTGGAGTCGCGCGCGGTGAAGCACCCGGCCTTCCCGGACGCGGTGGTGCGGACGCCGGTGATCGTGAAGGTCTCGCCTGACGATTCCGAGGTCTACGGGCGGGAGCATTTCGGGCCGATCGCGTTCGTCATCCCGATGGGGTCGGCGCAGGAGAGCCTGGAGGTGCTGCGCCGCACGCCCCAGGCCCGCGGGGCGCTCACGGCCGCCGTCTACTCGACCTCCGCCGAGGTGCTCGACCAGGCCGAACGCGCCGCCCTCGACGCGGGGGTGAACCTGTCGTGCAACCTGACGGGCGGCGTCTTCGTCAACCAGTCGGCGGCGTTCAGCGACTACCACGGCACGGGCGCCAACCCGGCCGCCACGGCCTCCCTCACGGACCCGGGCTACGTGGCGGGCCGCTTCCACATCGTCCAGACCCGCCGCCCGGCGTGA
- the paaI gene encoding hydroxyphenylacetyl-CoA thioesterase PaaI, whose protein sequence is MMDADTASAALGIELTELGEGRAVCRMTVTGQMINGHDLCHGGYVFLLADTAFACACNSHGPVTVAAGAEITFVSPAHAGDVLVAEAAERTRYGRSGIYDITVRGADGRVVAEFRGRSRELRQVEG, encoded by the coding sequence ATGATGGACGCCGACACCGCCTCCGCCGCCCTGGGCATCGAGCTGACGGAGCTGGGCGAGGGCCGGGCGGTGTGCCGGATGACCGTGACCGGCCAGATGATCAACGGGCACGACCTGTGCCACGGCGGCTACGTGTTCCTGCTGGCCGACACCGCGTTCGCCTGCGCCTGCAACAGCCACGGCCCGGTGACGGTGGCGGCGGGCGCGGAGATCACGTTCGTCTCCCCGGCCCACGCGGGCGACGTGCTGGTGGCCGAGGCCGCCGAGCGCACCCGCTACGGCCGCAGCGGCATCTACGACATCACGGTGCGCGGGGCGGACGGCCGGGTGGTCGCCGAGTTCCGCGGCCGAAGCAGAGAGCTGAGACAGGTGGAGGGCTGA
- a CDS encoding DUF4193 domain-containing protein, with product MATDYDSPRKTDDDLGEDSLQELQARRTDKSSGSIDIDETDLAESLELPGADLSNEELSLRVIPRQADEFTCSRCFLVHHRSQLASEKNGQQVCRECAA from the coding sequence ATGGCTACCGACTACGACAGCCCACGCAAGACAGACGACGACCTGGGGGAGGACAGCCTCCAGGAGTTGCAGGCGCGGCGTACCGACAAGTCGTCTGGCAGCATCGACATCGACGAGACCGACCTGGCCGAGTCGCTGGAGCTGCCCGGTGCGGATCTGTCGAACGAAGAGCTCTCCCTGCGGGTGATCCCCCGCCAGGCCGACGAGTTCACCTGCTCGCGCTGCTTCCTGGTGCACCACCGTAGCCAGCTGGCCTCCGAGAAGAACGGCCAGCAGGTCTGCCGGGAGTGCGCCGCCTAA
- a CDS encoding ArsR/SmtB family transcription factor produces MGTQRRPATEAEARALASAVRLRILRLCLDQALTNKEIAGRLDANPATTLHHVRKLVETGFLAAEPSRPGPRGSTEIPYRATGKSWEMDVRESGVSGGSAAMLDAFLEESRLIDLERADLVRLGLRLTPEGHAELRGRLEELLEEFRGRQPPDGQAYSIFLAVHRDVTRDP; encoded by the coding sequence ATGGGCACCCAACGCCGCCCCGCCACCGAGGCCGAGGCCCGCGCGCTCGCCTCGGCCGTACGGCTGCGCATCCTGCGGCTCTGTCTCGACCAGGCGCTCACCAACAAGGAGATCGCCGGCCGCCTCGACGCCAACCCGGCCACCACCCTCCACCACGTGCGCAAACTCGTGGAGACGGGCTTCCTGGCCGCCGAGCCCAGCCGGCCGGGGCCGCGCGGCTCCACGGAGATCCCCTACCGGGCCACCGGCAAGTCGTGGGAGATGGACGTCCGCGAGAGCGGCGTGAGCGGGGGCAGCGCGGCGATGCTCGACGCGTTCCTGGAGGAGAGCAGGCTCATCGACCTCGAGCGGGCCGACCTCGTCAGGCTGGGGCTCAGGCTCACCCCCGAGGGGCACGCGGAGCTGCGCGGGCGGCTGGAGGAGCTGTTGGAGGAGTTTCGCGGGCGGCAGCCGCCGGACGGGCAGGCGTACTCGATCTTCCTGGCCGTGCACCGCGACGTCACCCGGGACCCCTGA
- a CDS encoding DUF4235 domain-containing protein, with translation MAEDKPDVAWRLIGGLVGLATGWAARKVLGFVWVKATGKEPPLDTDSPEVSMGEAIGYAVLMGVGMSVAQIVVNRTAKKRYDAWKSVKQVTQGQ, from the coding sequence ATGGCGGAGGACAAGCCCGATGTCGCCTGGCGTCTGATCGGCGGTCTGGTCGGTCTGGCGACCGGCTGGGCGGCGAGGAAGGTCCTCGGGTTCGTCTGGGTGAAGGCGACCGGGAAGGAGCCGCCGCTCGACACAGACTCGCCCGAGGTCAGCATGGGGGAGGCGATCGGCTACGCCGTGCTCATGGGTGTCGGCATGTCGGTGGCGCAGATCGTGGTCAACCGGACCGCCAAGAAGCGTTACGACGCGTGGAAGTCTGTGAAGCAGGTGACTCAAGGGCAGTGA
- a CDS encoding alpha,alpha-trehalose-phosphate synthase (UDP-forming) yields MTGRSSFLIVANRLPVDRTLEPDGTASWRRSPGGLVTAIAPVMKRRHGAWLGWHGAPDEKLEPFEQDGMNLIPVPLSAGEVELYYEGFSNATLWPLYHDVVAPPVFDRAMWDTYRAVNERFANAAADAAEKGAVVWVQDYQLQLVPAMLRRLRPDLRIGFFLHIPFPPTELFWRLPWRKDLVEGLLGADLVGFQLPGGASNFRRLCRRLLGLPYKGNEIFLDDRVVTTQAFPISVDFGQLDSLVRDPQIMARAKEVRAELGDPEHVLLGVDRLDYTKGIGQRLEAFGELLKDGRLKTNEAVFVQIATPSRERVEEYKRLRDDIELQVGRINGEHAQLGYQPIQYFHQSYDHAELAALYLAADVMVVTPLRDGMNLVAKEYVSCHHDLHGALVLSEFAGAADELRQAYLVNPYDVEDVKRQMLAAMRATPHELARRMRTMRRRVATYDVDRWANEFLTALESPASQTSTRRNASWRSG; encoded by the coding sequence GTGACTGGCCGGAGCTCGTTTCTGATCGTCGCCAACCGGTTGCCGGTGGATCGGACGCTCGAGCCTGACGGGACGGCCTCGTGGCGCAGGAGCCCTGGCGGGCTCGTGACCGCGATCGCACCGGTGATGAAGCGCCGCCACGGAGCCTGGCTCGGCTGGCACGGAGCCCCCGACGAGAAGCTGGAGCCGTTCGAGCAGGACGGCATGAACCTCATCCCGGTCCCGCTGTCGGCCGGTGAGGTGGAGCTGTACTACGAGGGCTTCTCCAACGCCACGCTCTGGCCGCTCTATCACGACGTGGTGGCGCCGCCCGTGTTCGACCGGGCGATGTGGGACACCTACCGCGCCGTCAACGAGCGCTTCGCCAACGCCGCCGCCGACGCCGCCGAGAAGGGCGCGGTGGTCTGGGTGCAGGACTACCAGCTCCAGCTCGTCCCGGCCATGCTGCGCAGGCTCAGGCCGGACCTGCGGATCGGGTTCTTCCTGCACATCCCGTTCCCGCCGACCGAGCTGTTCTGGCGGCTGCCGTGGCGCAAGGACCTCGTCGAAGGGCTGCTCGGGGCCGACCTGGTGGGCTTCCAGCTGCCCGGCGGGGCCTCCAACTTCCGGCGGTTGTGCCGCAGGCTGCTCGGGCTGCCGTACAAGGGGAACGAGATCTTCCTCGACGACCGGGTGGTGACGACGCAGGCGTTCCCGATCTCGGTGGACTTCGGGCAGCTCGACTCGCTGGTGCGCGACCCGCAGATCATGGCGCGGGCCAAGGAGGTCAGGGCTGAGCTGGGCGATCCCGAGCACGTGCTGCTCGGCGTCGACCGGCTCGACTACACCAAGGGCATCGGGCAGCGGCTGGAGGCGTTCGGCGAGCTGCTCAAGGACGGGCGGCTGAAGACGAACGAGGCCGTGTTCGTGCAGATCGCCACGCCCAGCAGGGAGCGGGTGGAGGAGTACAAGCGGCTGCGCGACGATATCGAGCTGCAGGTCGGCCGGATCAACGGCGAGCACGCCCAGCTCGGCTACCAGCCGATCCAGTATTTCCACCAGTCGTACGACCACGCGGAGCTGGCCGCCCTCTACCTGGCCGCCGACGTCATGGTCGTGACCCCGCTGCGCGACGGGATGAACCTGGTCGCCAAGGAGTACGTCTCCTGCCACCACGACCTGCACGGCGCGCTGGTGCTCAGCGAGTTCGCCGGGGCGGCCGACGAGCTGCGCCAGGCCTACCTGGTCAATCCGTACGACGTGGAGGACGTCAAGCGGCAGATGCTGGCCGCGATGCGGGCCACGCCGCACGAGCTGGCCCGGCGGATGCGCACGATGCGCCGCCGGGTCGCCACCTACGACGTGGACCGCTGGGCCAACGAGTTTCTCACTGCCCTTGAGTCACCTGCTTCACAGACTTCCACGCGTCGTAACGCTTCTTGGCGGTCCGGTTGA
- a CDS encoding FAD-dependent monooxygenase: MNAPAEAQVIVVGAGPVGQSAALLLARWGIQVLVLDRRAGRDSTGSKSICQQRDVLDIWAAAGAGRIAEEGLAWTTARTYYRDRELLSWSFEREGPLPACVNISQTRTEQILDEAIAAQPLIEVRWDHEVTGLDQDPSGVTVRCGQRSLRASYALVCAGARAQRVRQALGVSFDGETFDDQFLICDIKADLPGWENERRFYFDPPWNPGRQVLIHPCPGGTFRIDWQIAPDFIPTKADILGKVGQIIGDRPYDLLWHSTYRFHSRIASRMRVGRVLLAGDSAHLVAPFGARGLNSGVPDAENAAWKLAFVLNGWAGEGLLESYHAERHAAARENLEVTAATMRFLAPRTVAERMRRRAVLEGGLVAEVDSGRFAEPFWYVDSPLTTPEPTRPFGGRPPKGALCVPAPGVILPDVGVPGGRLREFCRDGFLVLLGDMCDSSLFAQVLGKVITAPLAVRGLAEIDGTGSLAERLGAGPDEAWLIRPDSHIAAIIPHAGPDSVAAAVRRVLGEQ; encoded by the coding sequence ATGAACGCCCCGGCCGAAGCGCAGGTCATCGTGGTCGGGGCGGGGCCGGTCGGGCAGAGCGCCGCGCTGCTGCTGGCCCGCTGGGGCATCCAGGTGCTGGTGCTCGACCGGCGGGCCGGGCGCGACTCCACCGGGTCGAAGTCCATCTGCCAGCAGCGCGACGTGCTCGACATCTGGGCCGCCGCCGGCGCGGGCCGGATCGCCGAGGAGGGCCTGGCCTGGACCACCGCCCGCACCTACTACCGCGACCGCGAGCTGCTGTCCTGGTCGTTCGAGCGCGAGGGCCCGCTGCCGGCGTGCGTGAACATCTCCCAGACCCGCACCGAGCAGATCCTGGACGAGGCGATCGCGGCGCAGCCGCTCATCGAGGTGCGCTGGGACCACGAGGTCACCGGCCTCGACCAGGACCCCTCGGGGGTGACGGTCCGCTGCGGCCAGCGGTCGCTGCGTGCCTCCTACGCGCTGGTCTGCGCGGGTGCCAGGGCCCAGCGGGTACGCCAGGCGCTCGGCGTCTCGTTCGACGGGGAGACGTTCGACGACCAGTTCCTCATCTGCGACATCAAGGCCGACCTGCCCGGCTGGGAGAACGAGCGCCGCTTCTACTTCGACCCGCCGTGGAACCCGGGCCGCCAGGTCCTGATCCACCCCTGCCCGGGCGGCACGTTCCGGATCGACTGGCAGATCGCGCCCGACTTCATCCCAACAAAAGCCGATATTTTGGGAAAAGTCGGGCAGATCATCGGCGACCGCCCCTATGACCTGCTCTGGCACAGCACGTACCGCTTTCACTCCCGCATCGCCTCCCGCATGCGCGTCGGCCGGGTCCTGCTGGCCGGCGACAGCGCCCACCTGGTGGCCCCGTTCGGCGCCAGAGGGCTCAACTCCGGCGTGCCCGACGCCGAGAACGCGGCCTGGAAGCTGGCCTTCGTGCTCAACGGCTGGGCGGGGGAGGGGCTGCTGGAGTCGTACCACGCCGAGCGGCACGCGGCCGCGCGGGAGAACCTCGAGGTCACCGCCGCCACGATGCGCTTCCTCGCGCCCAGGACCGTGGCGGAGCGCATGCGCAGGCGGGCCGTGCTGGAGGGCGGGCTGGTGGCGGAGGTGGACTCGGGCCGGTTCGCCGAGCCGTTCTGGTACGTGGACTCGCCGCTGACGACCCCCGAGCCGACGCGGCCGTTCGGGGGCAGGCCGCCCAAGGGAGCGCTGTGCGTTCCGGCGCCCGGGGTGATCCTTCCGGACGTGGGAGTTCCGGGCGGCAGATTGCGGGAGTTCTGTCGTGACGGATTTCTCGTGTTGTTGGGTGATATGTGCGATTCGAGTTTGTTTGCGCAGGTCTTGGGCAAGGTCATTACGGCGCCGCTCGCCGTGCGCGGGCTCGCGGAGATCGATGGGACCGGCTCGCTCGCTGAAAGGCTCGGCGCCGGACCGGATGAGGCATGGCTCATCCGGCCCGATTCCCACATCGCCGCGATCATCCCCCATGCGGGTCCCGACTCGGTGGCGGCCGCCGTCCGCCGCGTGCTCGGTGAACAATAG
- a CDS encoding MBL fold metallo-hydrolase, giving the protein MAKPFASSADLGEKKQSMEVLAEGVYALTAEGDPNVGAIEAEDFLVCFEALATPVAAREWLARLREHTDKPIRYLVLSHYHAVRVLGASAFGADVIVTHDKTRELIAERGEQDWASEYARMPRLFKEPGSIPGLTWPTATFSDTFTIDLGGARGDLVLAYCGRGHTEGDLVAWLPKRRIMFAGDLVESQAALYTGDAFHLDWSAATLDKIASFGAETLVGGRGAVARGRQGVDAAIAQTRDFLTVMLREVGAAGSLKEAFERTHRALEPQYGSWPIFEHCLPFNVSRLWDELHGVERPRIWTAERDREVWDQLQS; this is encoded by the coding sequence ATGGCCAAGCCGTTCGCCTCGTCGGCCGATCTCGGCGAGAAGAAGCAGTCCATGGAGGTCCTGGCCGAGGGCGTGTACGCGCTCACGGCAGAAGGCGATCCGAACGTGGGCGCCATCGAGGCCGAGGACTTCCTCGTCTGCTTCGAGGCGCTCGCCACACCCGTGGCCGCCCGCGAGTGGCTGGCCAGGCTGCGGGAGCACACCGACAAGCCGATCAGGTACCTGGTGCTGTCGCACTACCACGCCGTCCGGGTGCTGGGCGCGTCGGCGTTCGGCGCGGACGTGATCGTGACGCACGACAAGACCCGCGAGCTGATCGCCGAGCGCGGCGAGCAGGACTGGGCCAGCGAGTACGCCAGGATGCCCCGACTGTTCAAGGAGCCCGGGTCGATCCCGGGCCTGACGTGGCCGACGGCGACGTTCAGCGACACGTTCACCATCGACCTGGGCGGCGCCCGGGGCGACCTGGTGCTGGCCTACTGCGGGCGCGGCCACACCGAGGGCGACCTGGTGGCCTGGCTGCCGAAGCGACGGATCATGTTCGCCGGCGACCTCGTCGAGTCCCAGGCCGCCCTCTACACCGGCGACGCCTTCCACCTCGACTGGTCCGCCGCGACGCTCGACAAGATCGCGTCGTTCGGGGCGGAGACGCTGGTCGGGGGCCGGGGCGCGGTGGCGCGCGGCCGGCAGGGGGTGGACGCGGCCATCGCGCAGACGCGCGACTTCCTCACCGTGATGCTGCGCGAGGTCGGCGCGGCGGGCTCGCTCAAGGAGGCGTTCGAGCGCACGCACCGGGCGCTGGAGCCCCAGTACGGGTCCTGGCCGATCTTCGAGCACTGCCTGCCGTTCAACGTCTCCAGGCTCTGGGACGAGCTGCACGGCGTCGAGCGCCCGCGCATCTGGACCGCCGAGCGCGACCGCGAAGTCTGGGACCAGCTCCAGTCATGA
- a CDS encoding TetR/AcrR family transcriptional regulator, whose amino-acid sequence MAPPTPTRQRRRGHDPESVLSTAVGVFNERGYDGTSMEDLARALGVTKSAIYYHVPGKEQLLARALDRALDGLFAVVADERAASGPAIDRLEWAVRQSVRILVDRLPYVTLLLRVRGNSGTEQAALERRREFDRFISRLVKEAAAEGSIRPDVDPALVTRLLFGAVNSITEWYKPARGASADDLADALLKMTFTGLRV is encoded by the coding sequence ATGGCCCCTCCGACCCCCACCCGTCAGCGCAGGCGCGGACACGATCCGGAGTCCGTGCTGTCCACCGCCGTCGGCGTCTTCAACGAGCGGGGCTACGACGGGACGAGCATGGAGGACCTGGCCAGGGCGCTCGGCGTGACCAAGTCGGCCATCTACTACCACGTGCCGGGCAAGGAGCAGCTGCTCGCGCGGGCGCTGGACCGGGCGCTCGACGGGCTGTTCGCGGTGGTGGCCGACGAGCGCGCCGCCTCGGGGCCGGCGATCGACCGCCTGGAGTGGGCGGTACGGCAGAGCGTGCGCATCCTCGTGGACCGGCTGCCGTACGTGACGCTGCTGCTGAGGGTGCGCGGCAACAGCGGCACCGAGCAGGCGGCGCTGGAGCGGCGGAGGGAGTTCGACAGGTTCATCAGCCGCCTGGTCAAGGAGGCGGCGGCGGAGGGCAGCATCCGGCCGGACGTGGATCCGGCGCTGGTGACGCGGCTGCTGTTCGGCGCGGTCAACTCGATCACCGAGTGGTACAAACCGGCGCGCGGGGCCTCGGCGGACGACCTGGCCGACGCGTTGCTCAAGATGACCTTCACCGGCCTACGGGTCTAA
- the paaK gene encoding phenylacetate--CoA ligase PaaK: protein MRLGDPPAPEDLDPVERVSRDELMSIQLERLQQTLTHAYQHVPIYRQKFDQAGVHPSDCKELADLAAFPFTTKQDLRDTYPFGMFAVPRERVARIHASSGTTGTPTVVGYTRHDLDVWAEVVARSIRASGGRPGDLVHVAYGYGLFTGGLGAHYGAERLGCTVVPVSGGMTPRQVRLITDLRPDIVMVTPSYMLALLDEFERQGLDPRASSLRIGIFGAEPWTERMRAELEDRFDLHAVDIYGLSEVIGPGVANECVETKDGLHVWEDHFYPETVDPFTGEPAQAGELVFTSLTKEAMPVIRYRTGDLTRLLPGTARPAFRRMEKVTGRTDDMIVLRGVNVFPTQIEEQVLRVEGLSPHFQLHLTRPGRLDVMTVRVEARPGLAARGEAGEALRRAVKDTVGVSVEVEVVDPETLERSVGKLKRVIDKRDN from the coding sequence ATGAGACTCGGCGATCCCCCCGCGCCGGAAGATCTCGACCCCGTCGAACGGGTGTCCCGCGACGAACTCATGTCGATCCAGCTGGAACGGCTCCAGCAGACACTCACCCACGCTTACCAACATGTCCCGATTTATCGGCAAAAATTCGACCAGGCGGGGGTGCATCCGAGCGACTGCAAGGAGCTCGCGGACCTGGCCGCGTTCCCCTTCACCACCAAGCAGGACCTGCGCGACACCTACCCGTTCGGCATGTTCGCCGTCCCGCGCGAGCGGGTGGCCAGGATCCACGCCTCCAGCGGCACCACGGGCACGCCCACCGTGGTCGGCTACACCAGGCACGACCTCGACGTCTGGGCGGAGGTCGTGGCCCGCTCGATCCGCGCCTCCGGCGGCCGGCCCGGCGACCTCGTACACGTGGCCTACGGGTACGGCCTGTTCACCGGCGGGCTGGGCGCCCACTACGGGGCCGAGCGGCTGGGCTGCACGGTGGTGCCGGTCTCCGGCGGCATGACGCCCCGGCAGGTCCGGCTCATCACCGACCTGCGGCCCGACATCGTCATGGTCACGCCGTCGTACATGCTGGCCCTGCTGGACGAGTTCGAGCGGCAGGGCCTGGACCCCCGCGCGTCCTCCCTGCGGATCGGGATCTTCGGCGCCGAGCCCTGGACCGAGCGCATGCGCGCGGAGCTCGAGGACCGCTTCGACCTGCACGCCGTGGACATCTACGGCCTGTCGGAGGTGATCGGCCCCGGCGTCGCGAACGAGTGCGTCGAGACCAAGGACGGCCTGCACGTCTGGGAGGACCACTTCTACCCCGAGACCGTCGATCCCTTCACGGGAGAGCCCGCGCAGGCGGGCGAGCTGGTCTTCACCAGCCTCACCAAGGAGGCCATGCCGGTCATCCGCTACCGCACCGGCGACCTGACCAGGCTGCTGCCGGGCACCGCCAGGCCCGCGTTCCGGCGCATGGAGAAGGTGACGGGCCGCACCGACGACATGATCGTCCTGCGCGGCGTGAACGTGTTCCCGACCCAGATCGAGGAGCAGGTGCTGCGCGTGGAGGGCCTGTCACCGCACTTCCAGCTCCACCTGACCCGCCCGGGGCGGCTCGACGTGATGACGGTCAGGGTGGAGGCCCGCCCGGGCCTCGCTGCTCGTGGGGAGGCCGGGGAGGCGCTGCGCCGGGCCGTCAAGGACACCGTCGGCGTGAGCGTGGAGGTCGAGGTGGTGGATCCGGAGACGCTGGAGCGCTCGGTCGGCAAGCTCAAACGAGTCATCGACAAGCGGGATAATTAA